Within the Echinicola sp. 20G genome, the region GCCGTAGAGAAAGCCACTACATAATCTCCCGACCCATTGGAAGCAATTCCACCTGTCTTGGCCAATCCCATAATGGCCCTCTTGGCCATTCGTTTTAAGTTCCTCTCAAGAACTGGAGCATCAGTAGCCACGACGATCATGCAGGAACCATCTGCCGACTCCAACTGGTTTTTGAAAGCATATTGCCCATAGAGCTTGCCAAAGGGCATCCCATCTATTTGCAACACACCCCCAAAATTAGTCTGCACCAGCACTCCCACTGTATAACCCCCCAGCTCTTCAGGTAACTTTCTGGAAGATGTCCCAATACCTCCCTTAAACCCAAAACAAATCGTGCCCGTCCCAGCGCCCACATTACCTTCTTGCACCATTCCAGTTTTAGCAGACTGGATCGCTGCTACCACATCTTTCGGCTTGACATGGCGTCCCCTGATATCATTGAGATAACCATCATTGGTTTCTCCCACTACTACATTGACCGATCGCACATCGTCATTTTCCGGAAAAGAAAAAGTGTAATCAATTCCCCCTTCTATTCCTGCGGCCACGCTTAAGGTATTGGTCAGGATAATTGGCGTTTCAATATTTCCAAGTTCTTCTACCTGGGTAGTTCCTGCCAGTTTCCCAAAACCATTCCCCACATACACTGCTCCGGGGACTTTTTCTTGAAAAATATTCCCGCCATGTGGCAAAATAGCTGTGACCCCAGTCCTTACACTATCACCCTTGATTAAAGTTTGATGTCCAACCTTAACACCTTGCACATCAGTAATGGCATTCCATTGTCCAGGATGTAGCACACCAAACTCAAAACCATAGTCTCTCGCTCTTTTTTGACCAAACGCAGGGCTAACCAATAGGCTTCCGATTGCCATCAAGGCCAATATTCTTTTTAAAAAAATCATTTTGTTATGGGGTTAGTGGTTAGTGTATACGCTCTATTAGCCCTTATTTTCCCAATATCCCTTTTAAATCTGCGGGAGAGTAATTAACAGATTTCAGGGTCTTGCGGTCCTCTTTTCTAAAAACCAAAAACAGATCTCCTTCTTGTTCATAGAAACATTCAACTCCTTGAGCCTGGTAATGGGACATGGTCGCTTCGGCTTCCTCCACGGATTTACAAGCCTTACTCATATTTGACCGCTGCACTTCATCAAAAAGCTCCTTGAACTTATCCGCCAGCCCAAACTCCAAAACGGCACCTGCCAATACATACTGTATGTCACATAAAGCATCTGCTACCTCCACAATGTCCTCATTCTTAATTCCTTCTTCCAGTTCCCTTAGCTCCTCAGCAATCAGGGAAACCCTTAGTTTGGACCGATTTTCACTCGGTATGGTCGGAGAAGATAAAATGGGATGCTTAAAGGTTTCATGGAATGCTGCTACTGCGCTTAATGTTTTTGGATCTTTCATAATTGTAAAACTGTCATTATTGATGGGAACGAAAAAAAGTGAAATAACATCCAAATACAATAAAAGGCCAGAAAATTTCTGGCCTTTATGACTTACTTGGTCTCAAATTAACTTTTATTGCTTTCTAAGCACCACGGCGCTTTCCAAGTTATTCTCCACTTTACTGTACAATACACCATTTCCATCAACATTTTCTGGACCTATCTCCACCGTACCATCAGCATTGGCATCCAATGCCGTAGTCATATCCACCCCTTCGAACAAAGCTTCCATATCAAAAACAACAGACATATCTGTGTTTCCATCCACTTGATAACCATCGGTAGATTCAGCAGCAGCTCTAAGTTGCTTCTCAGCTGACAACCACACTTTGGTCGGTTTGCCCTCCATTTCACCCATGATCAAAAGTGACTTGTTTTTCATTTCACTTTCAGCGCTTGCTTCAGAATGCTGATAAAGCTTAAAAATCACTTCAGTGTAATTTCCATTAGGAGTCTCTCCTTCGCCGATCACTTCAACCTTACTTTCTCCTTCTTCCACCAAGGAAAGACTTTTTTCCTTAGCTACTTCTGAACCCAATTCTGCACTCAAGTTGGTCAACAATGTACCATTCCCGATACTGATCCCTGCACTAATTTCTGCTTGAGACACATACTTCATTTCCACATCCTTGGTTCCTACCTGAAAAGAAGTTACTGACATCGCCCCTACATCAACACGAGAATTTTCTGATGTGCTTCCTGCCTCTCCTTCAGCAGTAGATTTTAGCGTCACTTGGCTGTTACCTTCTTTTGGCATTTCTTCATCCTCGGAACAAGCCATCATCATCAACCCTAAGCTCAAGGGCATCATCCATTTTGCAATGTTTCTAGTTGAGTAATTCATAGTAATTAATTTGTTGGTTTAATTTCAATTCATTTACCAAACAAACAAAATGCCATAAATAGCAATCAACTTATTAATACTGTAAACAAACTGCATATAAACAATTCCTAACCCTTCAATAAAGCGAAAGCCAGGTTGGGAATCCCAACCTGGCTTTCGCTTACAATACTAAAAGACGCTAAATTTTAAACTATAGAATTGAAGCGATCAGATATAACTCCCCAATTCAAAACATTCCACCAGTTAGAAACATACTTTCCTCTTTCATTTTGATAGTGCAGGTAATAGGCATGCTCCCATACATCTATCCCCATTAAAGGGATTCCTTGAAACTCAGAAATGTCCATCAAGGGATTATCTTGATTTGGAGTAGATCCTACTTGCAACTTTTTGTTCTCATCAACTACCAACCATGCCCAGCCAGAACCAAATCTGCCTTTTGCGGCTCCTTCAAATTTCTCCACAAAAGCATCAAAACTCCCAAACGCTTCATCAATAGCTGATGCCAATTCACCCTCAGGCTTGCCACCACCTTCAGGAGACATGATGCTCCAGAAGAGTTCATGGTTATAGTGTCCTCCACCATTGTTTCTCATGGCAGTACTGTAGTTAGACACCTTCATAAGTACCTCTTCCAACGGTTTTTCCATATCTACCCCTTCTGCTTCACAGGCCGCCTTAAGTTTTTTGGCATAACCTGCAGCATGTTTGGTATAATGAATTTCCATGGTCATGGCATCTATATTAGGTTCTAAAGCAGCATAGTCATAAGCTAAGCCCGCCTGGGAAAAGCCTGTACTCAATTGTGCTACTTCTTCTTCCTCTTTTTCACTTGCACCACCACAAGCGGTTAGAAAAGCAGAGCCAACAGCGCTACTTCCAATACCGACTGCCAAAGTGGCCTTGGTACTTTGTGTTATAAAAGTTCTTCTAGAAGGATTAAATGAAACTTTTTTCATCATATTTAGAATTTTATTTCGAAATTCATTTGCTATTTATAATTATTTCAATCAATAATTTTATGATTGATTATAAGCAAGGTAATTAAATCATTACTAAAATAAAACCAATAATCAGACATTGCGTCCGAATTAATGACAAGTTGGTTATGTTTGTAGGATAATCGGAAAATGGATTAGTTTTTGAATCCCCGATTTTACTCATTATTAATAGAAGTAAATGGATTTATCATTTTATAAATATCAAGGAACGGGCAATGACTTTGTGATGATCGATGACCGTAACGAGCAATTTGATCATAAAAACCTGGAACTCGTCAGCCAACTTTGCGACCGAAAATTTGGAATAGGCTCTGATGGCCTTATCCTTATCCGCAACAAAGAGGGCTTTGATTTTGAAATGGTTTATTTCAATGCCGACGGTTCACAAAGCATGTGTGGTAACGGAGCGAGGTGCGCTGTAGCTTTTTCCAAGTTCTTGGGTATTATAGATGAACATACCAAATTTCTTGCCATAGATGGCCCCCATGAAGCAAGCATCCGAAATGGCCTTGTAGAATTGGGCATGGGTGATGTACACAGTATCTCCAATGCCGACCAAGATTATTTCGTCAATACAGGATCACCTCACCATGTTCGTTTTGTGGATGATGTGGAGCAATATCCCGTGGTAAAAGAAGGGGCTTCCATTCGCTATAGTGAAGCCTACCAACCTTCTGGTACCAATGTAAACTTTGTTTCTACTTTGGCTGAAGATGAGATTTATGTGAGAACCTATGAAAGAGGTGTGGAAGATGAGACACTCTCTTGTGGTACTGGAGTTACGGCATGTGCATTGGTCTACGGGTATCAAAACAAACTCAATCACGTGAAAATTAAAGCTTTGGGAGGAAACTTGTCAGTGAAATTTGCCGCAACATCTGACGGTAGCTTCAAGGATATTTTGCTGATAGGCCCGGCGGAGCAGGTTTTTAAAGGAACCATTAAAATTTAAGCAAAAACACAAAACAATAAATTGGTAGAAACCAGCCAATCAAGCTGCCAAAAACTACCGATTGTTATAAAAAGAAAGTAATTTTAAGCCCTATTACAATACACAATTCATATGTTAGACATGATTGCAAAAGGTCTGGCCAAAGTCTTCGGGACCAAGTCAGATAGAGATATAAAAGAATTGCTTCCCTATGTGGATAAAATCAATGCTGAATTTAAGCAGCTGTCCTCCATTTCCGATGAGGAGCTGAGAGCAAAAACCATTGAAATCAAAGGTACCATTAACACTGAACTAAAAACCTTTGATGACAACATTGCCTCACTAAAAGCTGAAATTGATGCATTGGCGGCCGATAAGGTACATGAAAAGGATGCCCTTTTTACCCAAATCGACAATGTAGAAAAAGACCGTAATGAAGCCTTGGAAGTGGTATTGGAAAAAGTACTGCCCAAGGCTTTTGCTGTTGTAAAAGAAACCGCCAGAAGATTCAAAGAAAATGGCCAGTTGAAGGTCAAGGCCAATGATTATGACCGTGAACTTTCAGCCAGAAAAGACAATGTAGAGCTCAGTGGTGAAGAGGCCATTTGGCACAATTCCTGGAACGCAGCTGGCAATGAGATCACATGGGACATGCTCCACTACGATGTGCAGCTGATCGGTGGTATTGCACTTCACAAAGGGAAAATTTCAGAAATGGCCACTGGTGAAGGTAAGACTTTGGTTTCCACCCTTCCAGCCTACCTAAATGCCTTGGCAGGAAGAGGTGTACACATTGTGACTGTCAACGACTACTTGGCCAAAAGGGATAGTGAGTGGAATGCTCCTCTGTTCGAGTTCCACGGCCTGAGAGTAGACTGTATCGACAAATACCAGCCCAACTCTGCCGGAAGAAGAAAAGCCTATAATTCCGATATCGTCTATGGTACCAACAATGAATTTGGCTTTGACTACCTAAGAGATAATATGTCCAGAAATGCCGATGATCTGGTTCAGGGCAAGCACCATTTTGCCATGATTGATGAGGTCGATTCTGTATTGATTGATGATGCCAGAACACCATTGATCATTTCAGGACCTATCCCTAGAGGTGATGAGCATGAGTTTTACGAAATGAAGCCAAGGGTTTCTACCTTGGTGGACGAACAAAGAAAATTGATTCAAGGCTATCTTACCGAAGGTAAAAAGCTTATTGCTGCCGGAAACCAAAAAGAAGGTGGTTTGGCTCTTTTCCGGGCTTATCGCGGCATGCCCAAATACAAGCCTTTGATCAAGTACCTTTCCGAGCCTGGTATCCGGGTAATTCTCCAAAAAACGGAGAACTACTATTTGCAGGACAATAAAAGAATGATGCCAGAAGCGGATGAACCGCTTTTGTTTACCATTGACGAGAAAACCAATACGGTTGACCTTACTGACAATGGTATTGAAGTTATCACCAAGAAAAACGAAGACTCCGGTTTCTTCATTCTTCCAGATATCGGCACAGAAATCGCCGAAATGGAAAAAGATGAATCCATTGATGATAAGGAAAAGCTGATTCGCAAAGAAGAAATCATCAAGGATTATGGTGTAAAAGCCCAAAGGATTCATACCGTAAACCAATTGTTGAAGGCTTATTGTATGTTTGAAAAGGACACCGAATATATCTTGGTGGATGGCAAGGTAAAAATTGTCGACGAACAGACAGGCCGTGTCATGGAAGGCAGAAGGTACTCTGATGGACTTCACCAAGCCATTGAAGCCAAAGAAAATGTGAAGGTAGAGGATGCTACCCAAACTTATGCTACCATCACCTTACAGAACTACTTCAGGATGTACCACAAACTATCTGGTATGACAGGTACTGCAGAAACTGAAGCAGGTGAGTTTTGGGAAATCTATAAATTGGATGTAGTTGTTATCCCTACCAACAAACCAATCCAAAGGGATGACAGGGAAGATAAAGTATACAAAACAGTTCGCGAGAAATTCAATGCTGTAGTAGACGAAATCAATGAACTGACAGACGCAGGAAGGCCAGTATTAGTGGGTACTACATCCGTGGAAATCTCCGAGGTACTCAGCAGAATGCTGACTTTGAAGAAAATCAAACACCAGGTATTGAATGCCAAGCAGCACGCCAAAGAAGCGGAAGTAGTTGCCGAAGCAGGAAAGCCAGGAACAGTGACCATTGCCACCAACATGGCCGGTCGTGGTACGGATATTAAATTGACTCCAGAAGCCAAAAAAGCAGGTGGTCTTGCCATCATTGGTACAGAAAGACACGAATCCAGAAGGGTCGATAGACAGCTTAGAGGTCGTGCAGGACGTCAAGGAGATGTGGGTTCTTCCCAATTCTTCGTGTCTTTGGAAGATAACCTTATGCGTCTCTTTGGCTCTGACAGAATTGCCAAATTGATGGATAGAATGGGACTGGAAGAAGGAGAAGTGATCCAGCATAGCATGATCACCAAATCCATCGAACGAGCCCAAAGAAAAGTTGAGGAAAACAACTTTGGTGTTCGTAAGCGCCTGTTGGAATATGATGATGTTATGAACTCCCAAAGAGAGGTAGTTTATAAGCGGAGAAAAAATGCGCTTATGGGCGAACGTCTTGAGTTGGATATTCTGAACGTAATGTTTGATGTTTGTGAAGGCATCATCGAAATGGCCAAGAGCACAGAAGACATAGAGAACCTTCGAATGAATATCTATAGTTCTTTAGGCATTGACCATAAGTTCAGTGAAGAAGATATCAAATCCAAGGATGCCGCAGTGCTTACACAAGAGCTGTTTGATGCTTCTTACCAAAACTATGTCACCAAAAACATGCGCGTAATCGAACGTGCCATGCCAGTTTTGAAGGATGTTTATGAAAACAGGGGAGCCACTGTCAAAGAGATCATGGTGCCGATTACTGATGGTATCAAACAAATCGGTGTGGTCATCAATCTGGAATCCACTATCTCTAATGAAGGAAGAGATTTGATTCGTGCCATTGAGAAAAATGTGACCTTGGCAATCATTGACCAAAACTGGAAAGAGCACCTAAGAGATATGGATGATCTGAAGCAGTCGGTGCAAAATGCCGTTTACGAACAGAAAGATCCGTTATTGATCTACAAATTTGAAGCATTCGAAATGTTCAAACGATTTGTAGGCAAACTAAATGAGGATGTCATTTCTTTCTTGGCCAAGGCTGAATTGCCACAGCAAAACCCTGATCAGGTGAGAGCTGCCCAAGCGCAAAGACAACCTGAACCTAAAGTTCAAGCTTCCAAAGAAGACGCCAACAGTACTTTAAATCCTCACGCCAACCGGGCCGCAGCAGCTGCTGCCGCTGCAAACAGAGGAGCTGAAAAACAAGTGGTCGCTCCAAGAAAATCTGAAAAGGCATATGGTAGAAATGACCGTGTTTCTGTGCAGTACCCTAATGGAAACGTGAAAAAAGATGTAAAATATAAAAGTGTTGAGCAGGACATCGTTTCTGGCAAGTGTATTGTTATAGAAGACTAAAAACAATAAATGATGAAGCAGACTTTTTCCCTATTGCTATCGGTTTTACTCCTTGCGAGTTGTGCCGGTAGTGGCAAAATGAGCAAATCGGCAGCCGCTTATAACAACTACAGTGAAGACCTCTCTTATACAAGAGTGACTTTTCCTGATTTGCCTGAAGCAAATCAATTGGAGCCCGTAAAAAATAACGGGCCTGTTAGTGCCGATGCCGGTGATCCAGTGGATGCTGATCTGGCAATAGCACTTGACAATTTTGCCCAGAAAAATGCGGACAGGGAAGTTTACAATGGCTTCACCATTTTAGTTTATAGCGGTATCGATAGGGACGAAGCATTCAAAGCAAGAAACCAGCTTTACAATACCCTGCCTACACAAATCAAGGCAGAAATGGAATATGAACAACCTCGATATTTGGTCAAAGTAGGTCAATACATCAACCGCATAGAGGCTCAATCATTGTTTCATACCATCAAAAAAGACTTCCCGGGAGCCAGAATAATTCAACAACGCTTTGGAAAAGAAACCGAAGAGGATGAAGAAATTGATGCAGAAGTAGGAACCAACTAGTATGCTAAAGGATAAAGTAAAAGATTTGGCTGCTCAGCTGCTCAGTCAAATCACTGACAATAGAAGACACATCCATGCCAATCCGGAACTTTCATTTGAAGAGCACCAAACCAGTGCCTTTGTGGAAGAAAATTTAAGGAGCATTGGTATCACCAAGATTGAACGCAAAGCTGACACAGGACTTGTAGCATTGATCGAAGGCAAAAATCCTGAGAAAAAAGTCATCGCCTTGAGAGCAGACATGGATGCCCTGCCCATAATCGAACAAAATGATGTGCCCTATAAATCCAAGAATGAAGGGGTAATGCATGCCTGTGGACATGATGTGCACACTGCTTCCCTTCTTGGCGCAGCCAAAATCCTTCATGAAGTCAAAGATGAATTTGAAGGAACCGTTAAGTTGATCTTCCAGCCCGGAGAAGAAAAGATCCCTGGAGGAGCATCATTGATGATCAAAGACAAGGCTTTGGAAAACCCAAGACCAAGTGCCATTGTTGGGCAACACGTGATGCCACTAATCGATGCTGGAAAAGTAGGCTTTCGCAAAGGCATGTACATGGCCAGTGCCGATGAACTTTACTTGACTGTCAAAGGCAAGGGAGGACATGGTGCCATGCCAGAAACGCTAGTAGATCCTATTTTAATTGCTTCACATATTATTGTGGCCTTGCAGCAAGTGATCAGCCGCAATGCTAGTCCTAAAATTCCTTCGGTATTGTCCTTTGGACGCATAGAAGCCTTAGGGGCTACCAATGTGATCCCAAATGAGGTGAAAATCCAGGGAACCTTCAGAACACTGAATGAAGAGTGGAGAGCAGAAGCCCACAAAAAAATGGTTAAAATCGCTGAAGGGTTGGCCGAAGGTATGGGAGGTGAAGTAGATTTTGAAGTAAGAAAAGGATATCCATTTCTGCAAAATGCACCTGAATTGACAGATCGAGCCTATAAAGCTGCTCAGGAATATTTAGGTGAAGAAAACGTGGAAGATTTGGATATTTGGATGGCAGCAGAAGACTTTTCCTATTATACTCAGGAAATGGATGGTTGCTTTTATCGATTAGGAATTAGAAACGAGGCAAAAGGCATCACCAGTGGGGTGCACACGCCTACTTTTGATATTGATGAAAGTGCACTCGAAGTGGGAGCAGGCCTAATGGCTTGGATTGCCATTAATGAACTTTCTGAAGGCTAATCTTCTTCGGTAAGTGCACGATTGTTTACGGACAAATCATTAAACATGAAGAAACTGTTTATTGCGCTTTTTTTGTGCACTTCAATGACTTTTCAATCTTTTGGTTGGGGTCAGAATGGTCACCGGGTAATTGGGCAGATTGCTGCTTGGCATCTCAATTCAAAAGCCCAAAGAAGCATTGCCAAAATATTGGGCCATGAATCCATCCCCATGGTCGCCAATTGGATGGACCAAATTAGATCAGACCATAATTACGATTACGCCTACACATGGCACTTCCTTACAGTTCATGAAGGCGAAGGCTATAACCCTGCCATTCAGGAAGAGGGTGGAGATGCTTATGAAACTTTACAGCGACTCATTGATGAGCTTAAAAACAAACCCTTATCGCTGAAGAAAAAGCAGGAAAACCTGAAAATGTTGATCCATATTGTGGGAGACTTGCACCAACCTTTACACGTGGGTACAGGAGAAGACATGGGAGGCAATAAGGTAGATGTTTATTATTTCAATCAAAAAACCAACCTTCATACCGTTTGGGACACCAAGATGATTGAAAGGCAGCACCTCAGTTATACTGAATTGGCCACTCACCTAAACAACAGAGCCGATAAACAAACAATTAAGGAGTTACAGGATGCTCCTTTGTCAGCATGGTTGGAGGAAGCAGTCTCCCTCAGACCATTCGTTTATGATTTGCCCGAAAACAAGCGACTTTCCTATGAATATGACTATAAATACTTCCCCATTATTGAAGACCGTCTTTTGGCAGGTGGAATCAGGTTGGCAGGAATCCTTAATGACATTTATGGTTAAGTAAGCAATGACCAACTATCCTGTGCGTTAACTGCCCTGCATTAGCGTCCTTTTGATCCTGCTTAAAGCATATTTGTCTCTATATTGAATAGGTGAAAGTCCTGTGATTTTCTTAAAAACTCCTCTAAAAGCCTTGCTGTCGGAATAACCAACATCATACATCACTTCATTGACCGTCTTTCGACCTTTTTCCAATTCCTGCTTGGCAGCCTCCATCTTGACCCTTTGGATGTACTCAACCACTGTATTTGAAGTGGCATTTTTGAATCTCCTTTCCAAGCTTCTTCTACCTACTCCAAACATTTGAGCCAATTCATCTACAGTTATTCTTTCCGTGAAGTTTTTCTCAATGTACTTCTGGGCTTTCAATATTTCTTCATCGTGATGTTCTTTTTGACCGGTAAAAAGGATGAAATGGGACTGGCTATTCCGGTCTATATCGATCATAAATGACTTTGCCGCCATCACTGCCACTTCCCTTCCCAAATATTTCTCAATCAGGTAAACCAATAAACTTGTAAATGAAAAAGCCCCACCACTCGTATATAAGCCGTCGGTATCCGTAATGATCTTATCATCCACCATAAGAGATTGGGGAAAGCGTTTTCTAAATTCATTAGCAAACTGCCAATGGGTGGCACATTGTTTTCCATCTAAAAGTCCTGTTGCGGCCAAGAAAAAACAGCCAATACATAAGCTGGCCACTTCGCTACCTCTTTTATAGTTTTTGATAATCCAAGGCATAAAGTCAGCATTGGCCTCAATCACCTCATCAAAATCTCCATGAATCGCCGGAATCACGATTAAGTCTGTACTCTCCACTTCATCAATAAGCTTTTCGGGATGAATCTCATATAAGCCAGTAGATTGCTGGGCAGGCCTGGATAGCCCTACCAGCTGAAGCTGAAAATAAGGAGGTTTGCCCTGACTAATCAGCCATCCATTAACCCAAGAAAAGATTTGATAAGTGCCTTCAATGTTAACCAAGCTAAAATGGCCACTCGGAACAACAATAGATACATTTTTCATAACACTAAGGTATTCAGAACCTTTGTCGCAATCAACCCTTCACATTGACGTATTTGCACTCCTTTATTCTTTCTTCTATCTTCTAAATTTGTAATGAACCTAAAATTTAAAAATTATGCCTTCTAAAATTTTTGTTAACCTACCTGTAAAGGATTTGAAAAAGTCCATGGAGTTCTTTAAGCACCTCGGATTTACTTTCAATGAGCAATTTACTGATGAAAAAGCGGCCTGCTTGGTCATTAATGATGGGAGCATTTATGCTATGCTTTTGACGGAGCCATTTTTCCAAGGATTTACCAAGAAAGCCATTGCTGACGCGACCAAAACGACCGAAGTATTGATTGCATTGGATATAGAAAGCAAACAAGCGGTCGATGACATGGTCTCCAAAGCCATAGAGGCAGGAGGGAACACTTATATGGATCCAGCAGATCATGGCTGGATGTACCAACACAGCTTTGCTGACCTCGATGGACACCAATGGGAGCTCTGCTATATGGATGAAAGTGCCTTACCAAACCAGTAAATGTGATGATCAATATTAGCCCATACCTTAGTTTTGACGGGAATTGTGAGGAAGCCTTAAATTTCTACCAAAGTTGCTTTGGTGGTGACATCTTTCTGATGAGGTTTCAAGACGGCCCTATGAAGGACCAATTTCCCGAAAGTCAACAAAGCCTGATCATGCATGGTGAGATGAAAAATGAAAACTTCACGATCATGGCCACTGACATGCAAGGCCCTGCGGGTCACCAACCAGGCAATGATATGTCGAATATCCTGACTTTTGATGATGAATCTCTACTGCGCAAGTGTTTTGCATTGCTCTCAGCTGGAGGAACAATATTGGAACCTGTAGGCCAACAATTCTGGGGAGATATATTTGGAGAACTTCGGGACAAGTACGGAAAAAAATGGAAAATGCTTTTACCCTTAAACCAACCCAACTCATGAAAAAGGATAAAATTATTTATTGGGTAAGCACATGGATCATTTTCCTCTGGGACGGGCTTATGCCTGCCCTGACTTCCCATACGGAATTGGCCGTAGAAGGCATACGGCATTTGGGTTACCCAGATTATTTCAGGGTAGAACTGGTTGTACTCAAGGTTTTGGGAGCATTGGCACTTATCATTCCCCAAGTACCTGATCGTGTAAAAGAGTGGGCCTATGCAGGCTTTGCCATTACTTTCATTTCGGCATTTGTGAGTCATTGGGCCATCGATGGCTTTGGTTTACAAACCATTTTCCCGCTATTTGTATTTGCCATTTTGTTGGTTTCTTACAGGTACTTCCATAAACTTCAAACCAAGAGCAATTTGGAAGAAAGTGTTTTGACAAACTAAACTTTCCAAATCTGTAAGATTATGAACATGCAAAACAAAGATGTATTTTCTGAACTTGAAGAGATCAGCAAAAGGCTACTTTTCCTCCTGGAAAGCGCCAACGAATCAGACCTCAACCGAATTCCTTTCGAAGGAAGTTGGACCGCAGCGCAAGTGGGTGACCATTTGCTAAAATCGTATGGGGTGGTAGATACATTGAATGGTCAAACTGAAAATTGTAACCGAGCTGCTGACCAGAAAGTGTGGAACATCAAAAATACCTTTTTGGACTTTTCCCTTAAAATGAAATCCCCAGAAGCCATTCTTCCGGCTTCTGGGGTGATTTCCAAATCACACTTAATAGCCAACTTAAACAAAAAATTGTCTTCATTCAAACTTTTCGAAAATCAAGACCTGACCCTGGAATGTAAAGATTTTACCATTCCTGAATATGGACCCTTCACCCGCTTGGAATGGTTGTGGTTTACCATTTTCCATACCTGCCGTCACACCTACCAGCTTGAAAGGATCCTAGCCAGCTTGAAAGCCAAATATGCGTGGTACTGAATTCCTTGTATATTGATAACTTTAAAGCTCAGTAACAAAGAATAACAAATTGAAAACCTTATGACCGAGAAAGGAAAGTTCCTAAAAAACTTTAATGAAGCGTTTG harbors:
- a CDS encoding M20 family metallopeptidase, with product MLKDKVKDLAAQLLSQITDNRRHIHANPELSFEEHQTSAFVEENLRSIGITKIERKADTGLVALIEGKNPEKKVIALRADMDALPIIEQNDVPYKSKNEGVMHACGHDVHTASLLGAAKILHEVKDEFEGTVKLIFQPGEEKIPGGASLMIKDKALENPRPSAIVGQHVMPLIDAGKVGFRKGMYMASADELYLTVKGKGGHGAMPETLVDPILIASHIIVALQQVISRNASPKIPSVLSFGRIEALGATNVIPNEVKIQGTFRTLNEEWRAEAHKKMVKIAEGLAEGMGGEVDFEVRKGYPFLQNAPELTDRAYKAAQEYLGEENVEDLDIWMAAEDFSYYTQEMDGCFYRLGIRNEAKGITSGVHTPTFDIDESALEVGAGLMAWIAINELSEG
- a CDS encoding DoxX family protein, translated to MKKDKIIYWVSTWIIFLWDGLMPALTSHTELAVEGIRHLGYPDYFRVELVVLKVLGALALIIPQVPDRVKEWAYAGFAITFISAFVSHWAIDGFGLQTIFPLFVFAILLVSYRYFHKLQTKSNLEESVLTN
- a CDS encoding S1/P1 nuclease; translated protein: MKKLFIALFLCTSMTFQSFGWGQNGHRVIGQIAAWHLNSKAQRSIAKILGHESIPMVANWMDQIRSDHNYDYAYTWHFLTVHEGEGYNPAIQEEGGDAYETLQRLIDELKNKPLSLKKKQENLKMLIHIVGDLHQPLHVGTGEDMGGNKVDVYYFNQKTNLHTVWDTKMIERQHLSYTELATHLNNRADKQTIKELQDAPLSAWLEEAVSLRPFVYDLPENKRLSYEYDYKYFPIIEDRLLAGGIRLAGILNDIYG
- a CDS encoding VOC family protein, which produces MINISPYLSFDGNCEEALNFYQSCFGGDIFLMRFQDGPMKDQFPESQQSLIMHGEMKNENFTIMATDMQGPAGHQPGNDMSNILTFDDESLLRKCFALLSAGGTILEPVGQQFWGDIFGELRDKYGKKWKMLLPLNQPNS
- a CDS encoding GlxA family transcriptional regulator, with translation MKNVSIVVPSGHFSLVNIEGTYQIFSWVNGWLISQGKPPYFQLQLVGLSRPAQQSTGLYEIHPEKLIDEVESTDLIVIPAIHGDFDEVIEANADFMPWIIKNYKRGSEVASLCIGCFFLAATGLLDGKQCATHWQFANEFRKRFPQSLMVDDKIITDTDGLYTSGGAFSFTSLLVYLIEKYLGREVAVMAAKSFMIDIDRNSQSHFILFTGQKEHHDEEILKAQKYIEKNFTERITVDELAQMFGVGRRSLERRFKNATSNTVVEYIQRVKMEAAKQELEKGRKTVNEVMYDVGYSDSKAFRGVFKKITGLSPIQYRDKYALSRIKRTLMQGS
- a CDS encoding VOC family protein yields the protein MPSKIFVNLPVKDLKKSMEFFKHLGFTFNEQFTDEKAACLVINDGSIYAMLLTEPFFQGFTKKAIADATKTTEVLIALDIESKQAVDDMVSKAIEAGGNTYMDPADHGWMYQHSFADLDGHQWELCYMDESALPNQ
- a CDS encoding DinB family protein, which codes for MNMQNKDVFSELEEISKRLLFLLESANESDLNRIPFEGSWTAAQVGDHLLKSYGVVDTLNGQTENCNRAADQKVWNIKNTFLDFSLKMKSPEAILPASGVISKSHLIANLNKKLSSFKLFENQDLTLECKDFTIPEYGPFTRLEWLWFTIFHTCRHTYQLERILASLKAKYAWY